Proteins encoded in a region of the Clostridium beijerinckii genome:
- a CDS encoding helix-turn-helix domain containing protein, giving the protein MKSKLEKEKVKKLYLDGLKSPEIARKLEVEKDTVKKCIQRNFSHLKHKHDIAVVQRRENIKATNYEANKYMGDSTFIKKNRSIYETKLNGDIVINKRVAPVVTWDTPKKLINEDSKELYEKRVVKKYRDTSNELLN; this is encoded by the coding sequence TTGAAATCTAAATTAGAGAAAGAAAAAGTTAAAAAATTATATTTAGATGGGCTAAAATCTCCAGAGATTGCAAGGAAATTAGAAGTTGAAAAAGATACTGTAAAAAAGTGTATTCAAAGAAACTTTAGTCATTTGAAACATAAACATGATATAGCAGTTGTTCAAAGACGTGAAAATATAAAAGCTACAAATTATGAAGCTAATAAATATATGGGTGATAGTACTTTCATAAAAAAGAATAGATCAATATATGAGACTAAATTAAATGGAGATATAGTTATCAATAAAAGAGTTGCACCAGTTGTAACGTGGGATACACCAAAAAAATTAATAAATGAAGATAGCAAAGAACTATATGAAAAACGAGTAGTAAAAAAATATAGAGATACAAGTAATGAGTTGTTAAATTAA
- a CDS encoding tyrosine-type recombinase/integrase: MEERKHKWEKGTASPIPQNKYERFKEQLIEHSKKYADRNLNLFILARATGYRMQDLVELTIGQIKDALDDGYFLIQESKQYKQWLANLHRYPNKKKPDKRKVYIKSNLENYLREYVKGKKRAEYAFPSNKSKNGLEPIEQKSFSAILTEVGKSMGLKNISGHSPRKTYATRIYEKSGKDLEKVRIALNHQSVEETKRYLGIKEKMKEDAAEIADEDI, from the coding sequence ATGGAAGAAAGAAAACATAAGTGGGAAAAAGGTACAGCATCGCCAATACCACAAAATAAATATGAAAGATTCAAAGAGCAATTGATTGAACATAGTAAAAAATATGCTGATAGGAATTTAAACTTATTTATTTTGGCTAGAGCGACTGGATATAGAATGCAAGATTTAGTTGAACTTACAATTGGACAAATAAAAGATGCGCTAGATGATGGATATTTTTTAATACAGGAATCTAAACAATATAAACAGTGGTTAGCGAACTTACATAGGTATCCTAACAAAAAGAAACCTGATAAAAGAAAAGTATATATAAAAAGTAATTTAGAAAATTATTTAAGGGAATATGTTAAAGGTAAAAAAAGAGCTGAATATGCATTTCCATCAAATAAATCCAAAAATGGTTTAGAACCAATAGAACAAAAATCATTTAGTGCAATTCTTACTGAGGTTGGCAAGAGCATGGGATTAAAAAATATAAGTGGTCATAGTCCTAGAAAAACTTATGCTACTAGAATATATGAAAAGTCAGGTAAGGATTTAGAAAAAGTTAGAATTGCATTAAATCATCAATCAGTTGAAGAAACAAAAAGATATCTAGGCATAAAAGAAAAGATGAAAGAGGATGCAGCAGAAATTGCTGACGAAGATATATAA
- a CDS encoding HNH endonuclease, protein MICKRCSRCGKRIQTGSKCNCSQKRYKEYDKDKINSKEKKFYSSDQWNKIKDKAKELYEYIDIYSYYVSNKLEYGQTVHHIVPIKREWEKRFALDNLIYLTESNHRVIHNRMESGEYNEVINELNELVARFKKEFDIEE, encoded by the coding sequence ATGATATGTAAAAGATGCAGTAGGTGTGGTAAGAGAATACAAACAGGATCTAAATGTAACTGCTCTCAAAAGAGATATAAAGAATATGATAAAGACAAAATTAATAGCAAAGAGAAGAAATTCTACTCAAGTGATCAGTGGAATAAGATCAAAGATAAAGCAAAAGAGTTATATGAATATATTGATATTTATAGTTATTATGTCTCAAATAAATTAGAGTATGGTCAAACAGTCCATCATATTGTGCCTATTAAAAGAGAATGGGAAAAGAGATTTGCTCTAGATAATCTTATATATCTGACGGAAAGTAATCATAGAGTTATCCATAATAGGATGGAGAGTGGTGAATATAATGAGGTTATTAATGAATTAAATGAGTTAGTAGCTAGATTTAAAAAAGAATTTGATATAGAGGAATAA
- a CDS encoding phage terminase small subunit P27 family, which translates to MPRGRKSLEMQKKHLTNEEKVQKEQQEEMLVLGKEQLKKAPSWLIDDIAKKEFRRVVKEIDKIDILGNLDLNNLGGYCNSYSLYLKATSELQDKPLISKKMTKSGIITVENPLIKIQKNYAEEMRKFASLCGMTIDSRLKVATVKTSKQQEDITDEFGDI; encoded by the coding sequence ATGCCAAGGGGAAGGAAGTCATTAGAAATGCAAAAGAAGCATTTAACTAATGAGGAAAAAGTCCAGAAGGAACAGCAAGAAGAAATGCTGGTATTAGGGAAAGAGCAATTGAAAAAAGCACCTTCTTGGCTTATCGATGATATTGCAAAAAAAGAATTTAGAAGAGTTGTTAAGGAGATTGATAAAATTGATATACTTGGAAATCTAGATTTGAATAATTTAGGTGGATATTGTAATTCATATTCGTTGTATCTAAAAGCAACATCTGAATTGCAGGATAAGCCCCTAATATCAAAGAAAATGACAAAGTCAGGTATCATAACAGTTGAAAATCCATTAATTAAAATTCAAAAAAACTATGCAGAAGAGATGAGAAAGTTTGCTTCACTTTGTGGAATGACTATTGATAGTAGATTAAAAGTTGCTACAGTTAAAACTAGTAAGCAGCAAGAAGATATTACAGATGAGTTCGGTGATATTTAG
- a CDS encoding terminase large subunit, whose amino-acid sequence MTIKEELIKYSNDCLNDIIPSGKKHKWACLRFLNDIKNSELNILSTPFEYYWNEEEANKIVKWFGYLKHSKGVLAGQFITLNTWQKFCLCQIYGWEHKETYLRRFTKSFIEVARKNAKSQMEAGVTLYEMSTRATKNKEIYECYCAGVKREQSEVIFNECKNMLKGSPLRGKFKITKNSIQHVKTTSSLKPLNKQDGKEGDGSNPALLVLDEYHQHKTTEFYDLGLGGNTKESLLMIITTAGVDLTYPCFTQEYTYCSKILDPNVDIDNEEYFIDICEIDEDDDIEDEESWKKANPIRMTYDAGIKKIRGEYKIAKEIPEKMIAFLTKCLNKWVQAKENGYMNMAKWKKCEVKEIPYDLRNRVVYVGFDMSAKIDLTSVAFIIPILSDELDSSGKKIVKYVCFSHSFIPNRTKLRERMAVDKVPYDSWERSGYLTITNTEIVDQQQVMDYVLETCKKNNWRIETLCFDPANASKMMIDLSNEGYVVEEVFQSHKSLNESTQGFREQIYCGNVIYTNNPLLNYAMSNAVIKTNNGLIKIDKDATTKRIDPVDALLCAFKLALYHEFIDITDTDEWLEKDEW is encoded by the coding sequence GTGACTATTAAAGAAGAACTAATTAAATATTCTAATGATTGTTTAAATGATATAATCCCAAGTGGTAAAAAGCATAAATGGGCATGTTTAAGATTTTTAAATGATATAAAAAATTCTGAATTAAATATATTAAGTACACCATTTGAGTATTACTGGAATGAAGAAGAAGCTAATAAGATTGTTAAATGGTTTGGATATTTAAAGCATAGCAAGGGTGTATTAGCAGGACAATTTATAACTTTAAATACGTGGCAAAAGTTTTGCTTATGTCAGATTTATGGATGGGAGCATAAAGAAACATATTTAAGGAGATTTACAAAATCTTTTATAGAAGTGGCTAGAAAAAATGCTAAGTCACAAATGGAAGCTGGAGTAACACTCTATGAAATGTCTACGAGGGCTACTAAGAATAAGGAAATTTATGAGTGTTATTGTGCTGGAGTAAAAAGAGAACAATCAGAAGTTATATTCAATGAGTGCAAGAATATGTTAAAGGGGTCTCCACTAAGAGGCAAATTTAAAATAACAAAGAACAGTATACAGCATGTAAAAACTACTAGCAGCTTAAAACCGCTTAACAAACAAGACGGTAAAGAAGGGGATGGAAGCAATCCAGCTTTACTGGTATTAGATGAATATCATCAGCACAAGACAACTGAGTTTTATGACCTAGGGTTAGGCGGTAATACTAAAGAAAGTTTATTAATGATTATTACTACTGCTGGAGTTGATTTAACTTACCCATGTTTTACTCAAGAGTATACTTATTGCTCGAAGATACTAGATCCGAATGTCGATATTGATAATGAAGAATATTTTATTGATATATGTGAAATAGATGAAGATGATGACATTGAGGATGAGGAAAGTTGGAAAAAAGCGAATCCAATTAGAATGACATATGATGCAGGTATTAAAAAAATACGTGGAGAGTATAAAATCGCCAAAGAAATTCCTGAAAAGATGATTGCATTTCTAACAAAATGCCTTAATAAATGGGTGCAAGCCAAGGAAAATGGCTATATGAATATGGCTAAATGGAAGAAATGCGAAGTAAAAGAGATACCTTATGATCTAAGAAATAGGGTAGTATATGTTGGATTTGATATGTCAGCGAAGATAGATTTAACTTCGGTGGCTTTTATTATACCTATTTTAAGTGATGAGTTAGATTCTAGTGGTAAGAAAATAGTAAAATACGTTTGTTTTAGTCATTCTTTTATACCTAATCGAACAAAACTAAGGGAAAGGATGGCAGTAGATAAAGTTCCTTATGATTCATGGGAAAGGTCTGGTTATTTAACTATAACTAATACTGAAATAGTAGATCAGCAACAAGTTATGGATTATGTATTAGAAACTTGTAAGAAAAATAACTGGAGAATAGAAACATTATGTTTTGATCCAGCAAATGCAAGCAAAATGATGATTGATTTAAGCAATGAGGGGTATGTAGTTGAAGAAGTATTCCAAAGTCATAAATCTTTGAATGAATCTACACAAGGATTTAGAGAGCAGATTTATTGTGGAAATGTTATTTATACTAATAATCCATTATTAAATTACGCAATGAGTAATGCAGTAATAAAAACTAATAATGGTCTTATAAAAATTGATAAAGATGCTACAACAAAAAGAATTGACCCAGTTGATGCTCTATTATGTGCCTTTAAATTAGCACTATATCATGAATTTATAGACATAACTGATACAGATGAGTGGCTAGAGAAAGATGAATGGTAA
- a CDS encoding phage portal protein: MGVISKIKNTFKNQSISEVETIGTNPTLEQLESFFHTSIEEISNSKLTSASYYACMQIRCNAIAKLPIKLMQETEKGANKAVDHNLYKILKKRPNPFTNAHDFLWATEFQRLEHGNSFWVMGNDIKGNITALYLLDSTRVQIIVDNTGILDKKNAVYYLYSDSKKGELLYTSDNIVHFKNFSMDGLKGTSIKKYISDVIANEQYSNKILKDRYKNGLMDPIIVQYIGDLNDAKQQKIKKKFADMGGAKNAGKVVPIPTDFKVEQLETKLVNSQFFQLQGLTTRHIANAFGVKGFQLNDMEKSTYNNIEQQNKAFYSDTLQNTLTTYEQEMDYKLLTEDEQDKEGYYWQFNVDSILRSDLASRTASYVAGINNSYMTIAEVRKKENLSYIEGTDQLIVGNGASIFLKDLGKQYDKGGGNSE; the protein is encoded by the coding sequence ATGGGAGTTATAAGTAAAATAAAGAATACTTTTAAAAATCAATCAATATCCGAAGTTGAAACAATAGGAACTAATCCAACGCTAGAACAGTTAGAAAGCTTTTTTCATACAAGCATAGAAGAAATTTCTAACTCTAAATTAACAAGTGCATCGTATTATGCATGTATGCAAATAAGATGCAATGCAATTGCAAAATTACCAATTAAGTTAATGCAAGAAACTGAAAAAGGTGCAAATAAGGCAGTTGACCATAACTTATATAAGATTTTAAAGAAAAGACCAAATCCATTTACTAACGCGCACGATTTTTTGTGGGCAACAGAATTCCAAAGATTAGAGCATGGTAATTCATTTTGGGTAATGGGGAATGATATTAAGGGGAATATAACAGCTTTATATTTGTTAGATAGTACAAGAGTTCAAATTATAGTAGATAATACAGGAATATTAGATAAGAAAAATGCAGTTTATTATTTATATTCAGATAGTAAAAAAGGAGAATTACTATATACAAGTGATAATATAGTGCATTTTAAAAACTTTAGCATGGATGGGTTGAAAGGCACGAGCATTAAAAAATATATTTCTGATGTAATAGCAAATGAGCAATATTCTAATAAAATCTTAAAAGACAGGTATAAAAATGGATTAATGGACCCGATAATTGTTCAATATATTGGTGATTTGAATGATGCAAAACAACAGAAGATTAAAAAGAAATTCGCTGATATGGGTGGAGCTAAAAATGCTGGTAAGGTTGTACCTATTCCAACCGATTTTAAGGTTGAGCAATTAGAAACTAAATTAGTCAATAGTCAGTTCTTTCAATTGCAAGGGCTAACAACAAGACATATTGCTAATGCATTTGGAGTCAAGGGATTTCAGCTTAATGATATGGAGAAAAGCACTTACAACAACATAGAGCAACAGAATAAAGCATTCTATAGTGATACGTTGCAAAATACTTTGACTACTTATGAGCAGGAAATGGATTATAAATTACTTACTGAGGATGAGCAAGATAAGGAAGGTTATTACTGGCAGTTTAATGTTGATAGCATTTTAAGAAGCGATTTAGCTAGTAGGACAGCATCTTATGTTGCAGGCATAAATAATTCTTATATGACTATAGCTGAAGTAAGAAAAAAAGAAAATTTATCTTATATAGAGGGAACAGATCAGTTAATTGTAGGTAATGGCGCAAGTATTTTCTTAAAAGATTTAGGAAAACAATACGACAAAGGTGGCGGTAATAGTGAGTAG
- a CDS encoding head maturation protease, ClpP-related, translating into MSRLSYLKVKNSTDTSADIYFYGDIVGDEWEKWCDTDTCPQDVVEALNEAQGKDLNIYINSGGGSVFAGLAIYNMLNRATGKKKCHIDGMAASIASVICMAADEIIMPNNSYLMIHKPSNMVWGNATDMRKMADDLDTIQIGIENVYKTKLKDGIDIETIKDLMDKETWLPANEAEKYFNVKVIEENKAVAKVDFNNFKNYRNIPEEFKDKIQKGDRDEHLKLDSELKNKLQIELELLDM; encoded by the coding sequence GTGAGTAGGTTAAGTTATCTAAAAGTTAAAAATTCAACAGATACTAGTGCAGATATATATTTTTATGGAGATATAGTTGGCGATGAGTGGGAAAAGTGGTGTGATACAGATACTTGCCCACAAGATGTGGTTGAAGCACTTAATGAAGCACAAGGAAAAGATTTAAATATTTATATAAATAGTGGTGGAGGTTCTGTATTTGCTGGACTTGCTATATATAATATGTTAAATAGAGCAACTGGAAAGAAAAAATGTCATATAGATGGAATGGCAGCATCAATAGCTAGTGTTATTTGCATGGCAGCTGATGAAATAATAATGCCAAACAATTCATATCTGATGATTCATAAACCAAGTAACATGGTATGGGGAAATGCAACAGATATGAGAAAAATGGCTGATGATTTGGATACTATTCAAATAGGAATTGAAAATGTATATAAAACTAAGCTAAAAGATGGCATTGATATAGAAACTATAAAAGATTTAATGGATAAAGAGACTTGGTTACCAGCAAATGAAGCTGAGAAATATTTTAATGTCAAGGTAATTGAAGAGAACAAAGCAGTTGCAAAAGTGGATTTTAATAATTTTAAAAATTATAGAAATATACCAGAGGAATTTAAAGATAAAATTCAAAAAGGTGATCGTGACGAACACCTAAAACTAGATAGTGAGTTAAAAAATAAACTACAAATTGAGCTTGAGTTGCTTGATATGTAG
- a CDS encoding phage major capsid protein: protein MKKSIAMKNNLEKLKNEAQVLLDNNKVEDAKNKMEEVRTLKAAIEVQEELEQEEEAILAAQAEAEKESEEGSAKDSKNKTKENANMIRAMIKKVTGKKLTEAENALILPTTTTPEGTNGEGYILPQDIRTLIQKKIRQYKSLRDVLGYMPVGALTGSFPVENFETVSGLVDFADGTDGEDEDEIKFKNVKFSLQEKAAFIKLSNTLLSLTDNALINYVVDVFARKAVVTENTMGLAALKSNKTVKTIADWKALKSSINKDLDPGVLFGTVIVTNQDGFDVLDAALDSFGRPILQPNPANPTQNLFKGYPVVVYSNTMLSTTNGKAPIIYGNLSCAVCFVDLNGQIAFATSSEAGFMSNTTIARLIEFIDVVQCDSSDKCYIYGELAVGASA, encoded by the coding sequence ATGAAAAAAAGTATAGCAATGAAAAATAATTTAGAAAAATTAAAGAATGAGGCTCAAGTGTTATTAGATAATAACAAAGTTGAAGATGCTAAGAACAAGATGGAAGAGGTTAGAACGTTAAAAGCAGCTATCGAAGTTCAAGAAGAACTTGAACAAGAAGAAGAAGCAATATTAGCTGCACAAGCAGAAGCAGAAAAAGAGTCAGAAGAAGGCTCAGCAAAAGATTCTAAAAATAAAACAAAAGAAAATGCAAATATGATAAGAGCAATGATAAAGAAGGTTACAGGTAAAAAGCTAACAGAAGCTGAAAATGCATTGATATTACCAACTACAACCACTCCAGAAGGTACAAATGGAGAAGGTTATATATTACCTCAGGATATAAGAACTTTAATTCAAAAGAAGATAAGACAATATAAATCTTTAAGAGATGTATTGGGGTACATGCCTGTTGGAGCATTGACAGGATCTTTCCCGGTTGAAAACTTTGAGACTGTATCAGGATTAGTAGATTTTGCTGATGGTACAGATGGAGAAGATGAGGATGAAATCAAATTTAAAAATGTGAAATTCTCATTACAAGAAAAGGCGGCATTCATAAAATTATCAAATACACTATTATCTCTAACAGACAACGCTCTAATTAATTATGTAGTAGATGTATTTGCAAGAAAAGCTGTTGTGACAGAAAATACTATGGGTTTAGCAGCATTAAAATCTAATAAGACAGTAAAAACTATTGCTGACTGGAAGGCGTTAAAATCATCAATAAATAAAGATTTAGATCCAGGAGTATTATTTGGAACTGTTATAGTTACTAATCAAGATGGATTTGACGTTCTTGATGCTGCTTTAGATTCTTTTGGAAGACCAATATTACAGCCAAATCCAGCAAATCCAACTCAAAATTTGTTTAAAGGTTACCCAGTAGTAGTTTATTCTAATACAATGTTGTCAACAACGAATGGTAAAGCTCCTATTATTTATGGAAATTTAAGTTGTGCAGTATGTTTTGTAGATTTAAATGGTCAAATAGCATTTGCAACGTCAAGTGAAGCAGGATTTATGAGTAATACTACTATTGCGAGACTTATTGAATTTATCGATGTAGTACAATGTGATAGCTCTGATAAGTGTTATATATATGGAGAATTAGCAGTTGGAGCATCAGCTTAA
- a CDS encoding head-tail connector protein encodes MDLSTIKSFLRVDFDDDDELIKLFIEVGKKYITDGFAEYSDENPSHKLLLLKAIKTLYDSRDDNNDSVYLSIKLQENLGGLDG; translated from the coding sequence ATGGATTTATCAACAATAAAGAGTTTTTTAAGAGTAGATTTTGATGATGATGATGAATTAATTAAACTATTCATTGAAGTTGGAAAGAAGTATATTACAGATGGATTTGCAGAATATAGTGATGAAAACCCATCACATAAGTTATTATTATTAAAGGCTATTAAAACTTTATATGATAGTAGAGATGATAATAATGATAGTGTTTATTTGAGTATAAAACTTCAAGAAAACTTAGGGGGATTAGATGGATAA
- a CDS encoding phage head completion protein: MDKLADRLNNRIDVYGKVKFENEFHEEDYHFDKIKSVWSEIIPTGGSLATGQGDTIYAKITHKITVRDKSIPNLSNDMYFMYKGLRYDINFFQPNYKYKDAIEIMCTLVIQDPKDLGVQEDG, translated from the coding sequence ATGGATAAGCTAGCTGATAGATTAAATAATAGAATAGATGTTTATGGAAAAGTTAAATTCGAAAATGAATTTCATGAAGAAGATTATCATTTTGATAAGATAAAATCTGTTTGGAGTGAAATAATTCCTACAGGTGGAAGTTTGGCAACTGGCCAAGGCGATACTATTTATGCAAAAATAACTCATAAAATTACTGTTAGAGATAAATCTATACCTAATTTATCTAATGATATGTATTTTATGTATAAAGGATTAAGGTATGATATTAATTTCTTTCAACCAAATTACAAATATAAAGATGCTATAGAGATTATGTGTACGTTAGTTATACAAGACCCAAAGGACTTGGGGGTACAAGAAGATGGATGA
- a CDS encoding HK97 gp10 family phage protein, producing MDDSFNFKELDSFQKQMLEVANDTMPKESKKFIRKEGTKLRKNTSKKARQKVKKETGKYFKSIKRGKVYYYNGNLSIRTYSTAPHAHLIEKGHRQVTKDGKEVGWVDGKHIFEDTQKEFEEQYFKDNEEFVEEIVKTLLVNKLKG from the coding sequence ATGGATGATAGCTTTAATTTTAAAGAGTTAGATTCATTTCAAAAGCAAATGTTAGAGGTTGCTAATGATACAATGCCTAAAGAATCTAAGAAATTTATTAGAAAAGAAGGTACTAAGTTAAGAAAAAACACATCTAAAAAGGCAAGACAAAAGGTAAAGAAGGAAACAGGTAAATACTTTAAATCTATTAAACGAGGAAAGGTTTATTATTATAATGGTAACCTATCTATAAGAACTTATTCTACAGCTCCACATGCACATTTAATAGAGAAAGGTCATAGGCAAGTAACTAAAGATGGGAAAGAAGTTGGTTGGGTAGATGGAAAACATATTTTCGAAGATACTCAGAAAGAATTTGAAGAACAATATTTTAAAGATAATGAAGAATTTGTAGAAGAAATAGTAAAGACTTTATTAGTAAATAAGTTGAAAGGTTAA
- a CDS encoding phage tail terminator family protein, producing the protein MVTLNEIRTAINNTIINALKGTKFEGVKPTAIDFTDGIPRPSIRLIFDNSRTGKSNSNLKERTLTVRVYFYAENKDRYRNDNIEMQDILENTFLEDVKVTDTFYMPLVEDGEVECEVVDTVLQCSFDLYSLEEIYDDSNLEPIEELNFNLNLEE; encoded by the coding sequence ATGGTAACGTTGAATGAAATAAGAACAGCAATTAATAATACTATTATTAATGCACTAAAAGGTACTAAATTTGAAGGAGTTAAACCTACAGCAATAGATTTTACAGATGGAATACCAAGGCCATCTATAAGACTAATCTTTGACAATTCTAGAACTGGAAAGTCTAATAGTAATTTGAAAGAAAGGACCCTAACAGTTAGGGTTTATTTTTATGCTGAAAATAAGGATAGATATAGAAATGACAACATAGAAATGCAAGATATATTGGAAAATACATTTTTAGAAGATGTAAAAGTTACTGATACTTTTTATATGCCACTTGTTGAAGATGGAGAAGTTGAATGTGAGGTAGTTGATACAGTACTTCAATGCAGTTTTGATTTATATTCTCTTGAGGAAATATATGATGATTCTAACTTAGAACCAATAGAAGAATTAAACTTTAACTTAAATTTAGAAGAATAG
- a CDS encoding phage tail sheath C-terminal domain-containing protein: MTVTMPNIDVSFSQKAASLPERSERGYAILIVKDDTNAMFNYKEYSDITEIDTDKELYTEGNLQYLKDIFTFAPYKACVVKIGNTATISDALKIVIENVKTGWITMADGETEDFTTLSSWIKSQVANKKTYKAVVYNVTSPDEKHIVNFVNTKITFSDSRGEQTGEKYCPSLIGILAKCNITQGCNYFKCTNLSKVSEVDDRNEALGAGKFILINDGADVRIARGINSLTTTNGKSATEDMKEIEVVEAMDLMQDDISTTFKEDYLGGGYKNKYDNQILFISAVNGYFKKLSANGTDVLDEEYENKSDINVEEQRAAWIAAGTNEAKDWTDIQVRKNTFKRSLFINANVKILQSMVDLDFAINLA, encoded by the coding sequence ATGACAGTTACAATGCCAAATATTGATGTATCATTCAGTCAAAAAGCGGCTTCGCTTCCTGAGAGAAGTGAAAGAGGTTATGCAATATTAATAGTTAAAGATGATACAAACGCAATGTTTAATTATAAAGAATATTCCGATATAACTGAGATAGATACTGATAAGGAATTATACACAGAAGGTAACTTACAATATTTAAAAGACATATTTACATTTGCCCCATATAAGGCTTGTGTAGTGAAAATTGGGAATACAGCAACTATTTCTGATGCACTAAAAATTGTTATCGAGAATGTAAAAACAGGATGGATAACAATGGCAGATGGTGAAACAGAAGATTTTACAACTTTATCAAGTTGGATAAAATCGCAAGTAGCTAATAAAAAAACTTATAAAGCGGTAGTATACAATGTAACTTCACCAGATGAAAAGCATATAGTTAATTTTGTTAATACAAAGATAACTTTTAGTGATAGCAGGGGTGAACAAACAGGAGAAAAATATTGTCCAAGTCTTATTGGAATTTTAGCAAAATGTAATATTACTCAAGGCTGTAATTACTTTAAATGTACAAATCTTAGTAAGGTTTCAGAGGTTGATGATAGAAATGAGGCTCTAGGTGCAGGGAAGTTTATTTTAATTAATGATGGTGCAGATGTTAGAATTGCACGTGGAATTAACAGTTTAACTACTACAAATGGGAAATCAGCTACAGAAGATATGAAAGAAATAGAAGTGGTTGAAGCAATGGATCTTATGCAAGATGATATTTCAACTACATTTAAAGAGGATTATCTTGGTGGTGGATATAAGAATAAATATGATAATCAAATTTTATTTATTTCAGCAGTTAATGGATATTTTAAAAAATTATCAGCTAATGGAACAGACGTATTAGATGAAGAATACGAAAATAAAAGTGATATAAATGTTGAAGAACAAAGAGCAGCATGGATAGCAGCAGGCACAAATGAGGCTAAAGATTGGACCGATATCCAAGTTAGAAAAAATACATTTAAGAGAAGTTTATTTATTAATGCTAATGTGAAAATATTACAAAGCATGGTCGATTTAGACTTTGCAATTAATTTAGCTTAG
- a CDS encoding phage tail tube protein, with protein MGNQALANKVLTGSSGNLWFNGQLLANLSKIEAKVKGNFETVEFCGDNATYSRYNGWSGEGTLTVKKVDSTIWKICADAYKSGVMPDIKLISSLTDKATGKSEKASIEGVVITEFLLAGFESKKIIEEEFPFNFGDFDAIETI; from the coding sequence ATGGGAAATCAAGCATTAGCGAATAAGGTTTTGACAGGCAGCAGTGGTAATCTGTGGTTTAATGGACAGCTTTTAGCCAATTTAAGTAAGATTGAAGCTAAAGTAAAAGGTAATTTTGAAACGGTTGAGTTTTGTGGAGATAATGCAACATATAGCAGATATAATGGGTGGTCAGGAGAAGGTACGCTTACAGTAAAAAAAGTTGATAGTACAATATGGAAGATTTGTGCTGATGCATATAAAAGTGGAGTTATGCCAGATATAAAATTAATATCAAGTTTAACTGATAAAGCAACAGGAAAAAGTGAAAAAGCAAGTATAGAGGGAGTAGTAATAACTGAATTCCTACTTGCTGGGTTTGAATCTAAAAAAATAATTGAAGAAGAGTTTCCGTTTAACTTTGGAGACTTCGATGCTATTGAAACTATTTAA